AACCCTccaagcgcacacacactgctctgatTTCTTCTATTATGACTGATTATGTGAAGGTTTTTGCTTTTATATGTGTCAATCTGCAAATGGTAAAGGTACGTGCTGTAATACGTTTCCTGGTGTATTCATATAAATGCTCAGTACGTTCAATTATTTTGTCTCTATTTGTATTTATGTAACAGGGACAGTGCATTGGATCAGTTTAGAGTTTGCACTTTTGTGCCGATAACTGCAGAAAGTGCTTTTGGGGTTGTGATCCCAGATAACACGTAATTATCAAAGTAAATTCATGACGAAGTgcaaaaaaggcaacaaaaaagATTGAAGGAATAATTTAAGATGTGGGGAAATGCTTATTGAATAGTTAGATGAAGATCTACACTGTTCTCCTGTCTGTACAATAAATATCAAGACtggaaaacagctagcctgggggaaaaatagattaaaaaacattttgtcaacaACTTCTATTCAATTATTTTAACTTTGTTATATATGTGAATGACTATTTAATTGTTGGTGAGTGTTAGAAGTGCTGGtatgcatatatttatatatagccAGATGGCTGCTAATCGGCTGTTTCTACCAAATCCGGTCATGCAAGAAAGACAAGTTGCTAAGATGAATGTGGCTGTGGTGGCAGAATGGTTTAGGTGCAGGACACTCACCTGGGAGATCAGTGTTATGTGAGGGCAGcggtctttgtgctaagctacgctaacagCCTCCTGGCTGTAGCTCCATTTTAACACATAGGCATTAGAGCGGTGTGAATTTTATCATCCAACTCAcagcaagaaagcgaataagcggattatttaaaatgagttgaactaatattttaatcaaatgtaaTTTACACTGATTTAGATTAATACGTACTCAAATAAAAGATCTGTGAACCCAAAGAAACATGTTGTGAATAAACTTTTTAATAGACACATGGGTTTTGTCCTCCAGCCTAAAAGGATAATACACCTTTAGCTTAGTCCTCTTACCCTGAGCATCGTACAGAGAATGATAGCAGGCACCGATCTGACTCAAGGTTACTTTTGTTGATGGGTAAGCATTGCAGCTAAATGTGTCAAAACCAGTGAACCCTTCATTACAGAGATACGGTGCTATAAACAACTCTGAACTCAAATACCCAGTCCAACAGCTTTTAACCCACAGACGTTAACTGCAGTAACCTTTCTGATTCATCTACACAGATGTTTCCCTGTTTGGAAGGGTGAGATCATCCAGACTTAACCAAACTCTGCAAACCACCTTCCAGAGAACAACATCATCAGTGGGGTTACTGTCGTTCACACCGCATAAAGATGCCCTCTCTCACACCCTCGCCTGATAGACTGATGGACGTTGCCTGTTGTTGTGGAACAAAAGGAGAAGCAGCTGTAGCTTAGACGACTGTGTCAGATATTTTACTGTATTACCTCACGGTTCCTCctgattctctctctttcacttccaCGTCTGTCCCTTTATCCTAGTGTTTGAGCAAAAGGAGGCACGGCATTGTGGGTCTGTGCCGTCTGGGCTGTGATCTCTACATGAGTGTGGCTTGGTCACTGTTGTCCATCAtctctgcttcacacacacacacacacacacagaatatatcaaataatGCTTACATCTTAGAGGGTAGTGAAGATCGTCACACTTGGGATaagatgaaaaagagaaaatccttaatgaatatgtaaaaacaaaaaatgtgctGTGTTGTTGTAATGTaccacacattaaaacattgaTCTTGATCTACTGAACTGACGTGGGCTTGTTATCTAGCTGAGCACATACAGCTTTGCTCTGTGTGCGACACACCTCCTGCAGTGACCCGCACTATACACTACTGCTGTGGAATACCAAGGTCAAAGGTCTTTGGTTTTTAACAGCTAAGTGACACTTGGTCATGCTGAGTTATCTGTTTCATCTCGTTCTTGATTCATTCTTCACGCTTTTAAACAGAGACATGAACATTTCAGTCACTACGAGATAGCTCTGTGGGTGGTGTCACTCAATACACAGTTGACCCCTTTCGGTTATCACACACAAATGCTATCACACTAATTACCTGACCAAGCCAACCCACTTAAACTTTGTTCCTGTGTAAAGTTGGGTTTctgtgaaaaatgacaaatcagAGGACTCTCTTGGGCTGACAACAAAGACACCAAGTCCTAAAGGGCAAAGGTCATTACACATGGCCAGTGATGGAGTCACAGTTGAGCCTCACAGTAAAAAACCTTTGTTTTATTACAACTAGTgccagcagaaacaaacagtggtaTCTCAAGGCCGGTACGGTATGGCCTAACTAATCATTTATATTATCCAGTTATCTTACCACATAACATTACACGCCATAACTAGTAAAATATAACACACTTTCAATTTAACTTTCAAGACTAGCCACCAACAGGAGGCTCTTTCAGTGAGATCTTTTCTGCTAACATCACAAACTCAACAACATGCAACTTATTCAACACAGgatgaaataaaaccacatgCTGCTTAGTCAAGAAGTTTCGGTATGAATTCAGTTTTGGAGTTTGTCATCATCTGTGGTTTTTGAGAACAgggacatctgtgtgtgtgattcccTCCTAAAACAATCAGTCTTTTAAACCCTTAATCACAACAAGAAAAAGCAGGTATGTCTGATGGACAGggcatgtatgtatgtctgtgtgttcatggtgattaTGTCCTGCCAATAAACACATCTTAGTTGCACAATAAGCTGGGGCAAACACTTTCTTTCAGCATCAAATGTTCCCTCTTCTGTGCCAATTTCAAAATCCTGGAAATCTCTTGGAAATaactgtcctctgtgaaaaCCTACAATCTACAAACAGAtgtgatttcagtttttttcccctgtggTTCCTGTATAATTTACCTCTTTTGTTCAGTGTCCACACATTTTTTCAGGTTATAAGGCAGCTTATGTTCTTTGTATTATATTTCCTCTAATCCTGCCGTTGTACAGTGGACTTGCTATAACGGAGTGTCCCAGGCCCGAACATGCCCATCTTGTGCTTATTTATACCTAAACCATGGTGATTCATGTAAAGTTGCCATATGGAGGTTGTGTTAGCGGCTAGTGCTGGCAGACCATTTAGGTTGAAACGCATATGTCACTTTATATCAATTTATATCCTGACGCCAGAAAGATTTATGAATAGATGAGACCATAATGATGATGGAAAggtgaaataagaaataagaaacaagacaaaaacctCCAAAGCTGTGGTCAGTTAACACCAAGCCTGCAATAACCAGTAGTGAAAGAACAAACAAGTGGCAATGCAACCCAATAAAGATTAAAGGTTAAGTACagtgaaatgtattaaaagCACTAATTTTGCCTGTGAAATTACAATTATTGGTACACACTGTCAATATGTTATTAAGTGTCTTCATACAAGTATTGTATTTTagtataatatttaatttcataaacaaacaagataattGTGGCTTCATCTCCATCACATTTGACCTACAGTGGAGTATTTTACACTGTGCTGCGGCCACTTTTGCTTCGTGAAATAAAATAGGAAAACACGAAAGCCTTGTTCTTTTTATGGAAGGTTTGTCAACAAAATGCTTTTAACGACAGTGCACGTGAAAATGTCACCCAGTTACACGTTGCCCGATCATCCCTTCAAACCTGTGAGAACTTCGGTCGCGGTGTTGGTGGCAGGTTGCGTGGAGGGGAACAGGAATCTCagcagacataaaaaaaaaaaagaaaaagaaatcatcaTCACCACGTGAACGGGCAATCACAACCCCCCTCCCACTGCTCCCCCACGcgcagcagcagcctcctcagACGGTATAAAAGCCCTCAGTCACCGCTCACAGATCACGGAGGGAGCTGAAGCTGAAGgtgagtgcagcctgcagacagacCTCATGTCTTCTTATTTAACGTTTTTCTGCTTAGTCTGCTGTAATCAACTGGATCTATCGCTTTTACTTCTTTGTGCTCAGTCCTAGACCACTGTTTACCAGTGAAAATATTGTGGaattaccccccccccacacaccattattcattaaaatagaTGCATTTCTATTGTTGGTTGCTCaccttttttctcttcatccCACAGGTCTTTCTGTCCAACAACAACCATCTAACAACCATGAAGGCTGTAGCTCTGATCCTTGCTCTGGCAGTCATCACTGGTAAGTGCGCCGCTGGTCTAGGATTTACAGgcataatttttaataaatggatttgatgtttgtgtatttatccAAGTTTTCCACATGTTCCCTCAATAGGCTGCAATGCCCGCTCTGTGCCCCAGACTGAGGCCACCACAAGCTCCTGGGAGGTTGCAGTGGACCGTTTCTGGCAGCACATCTCTGACCTGAACGAGAAAGCTGATGGAGTTGTGCAGGAACTCAAGGCCTCCCAGCTCAACAGAGAGCTAGAGTAAGTGATGTTAAATAGGCAGTCATCGGTCCACTCCTAATTCATGTATTTCTCACACATTCTCCTAAACACACATCTCCCTAATCTTTCATCCTTTATGTTATAAATCCTGGTTTGTCCCTATGTCTCACCATGTTGTTCTTTTGCCCGCAGCACTCTGATCACTGACACCATGGCAGAGCTGGCAAAATACAGAGATGACATCCAGGTCAAGCTGAGCCCCTACACCGATAGCTCCACCGGCCAGCTGTCTCAGGACCTTCAGCTTCTGGCCAACAAACTCCAGAAGGACATGCTTGATGCCAAGGACCGCAGCACTGAGTACCTGGGTGAGCTCAAGACCATGGTGGAGCAGAACGCTGATGATGTCCACACCCGAATCAGCACCTACAGCCACAAGCTGAAGAAACGCCTCGGCAAGGACACCGAGGAGATTCGCCAGTAAGTTGGGTGGAGGCTTTTACACTTGAActctgtcttgtctttgttgatATGAAGCCTAAgcgtctctctcctcttcaccctaAGAACTGTGACCACCTACCTGGGAGAGTTCCAGTCCCGCGCCACCCAGAACCTGGGCGCCGTGAGGGAGCAGGTTGAGCCCTACGTCCAGCAGGCTGGTGACTCTGCCTCCAAGAAGCTGAGCGACATCTCATCTGTTCTTAAGACCCAGGCTGAGGGCTTGGGCCAGCAGCTGGAGACCCAGGCTGAGGGCATCAAGACCCAGCTGGAGGCCACCGCCCAGGAGCTGCGCACCTCCCTGGAGGCCAAGATCGACGAGCTGGCCGACGCATTCTCCCCCTACGCCACCAAGATCCGTGAGCAGTTGGAGAGCATTGTGGAAAAGGTCAAGGAGACCACCACTGCCTAAAGAAAGACTGAGTGTTTTTTAAGGGTTGTAGAAGATTGGTGGTTCACCGTTTGTAGCAGGGGGGATGAGTAAACCACTGATTTCTTAATACCCTGACAAAGAGGGGACTTGAGATTTGCAGGTGATATCTTCATTTGAGTGCTCTGTTGTTCAGGGTAAGGGGGTTGATGAGATGAAGGAGCAAGGATGAGGTGCGTCTCTTACAGATAAGTCGGCAGATAAACGTCTGTTCGGGTTCTTTCATCTGCATAGTCGCTGTTTCTTCTCTTATTGACCCCTTTGATCACTGAGCATGTGCGGCACCCCAGtcgaaaaaaaaaacagcctttaaatacacaaacaggAGACAATTATTTGTTATATGCTTCGCTTTTCTACTTTGAATAACCACTTCTATCAGCATATCCCCCAAGTTTTTGTCCTGAGTTTCCtacattttgtttggttgtaAATCTAACTGCTGAGTTTTAGCCTCATAGGCACGGATTCCAGCCTGTATCATCCCTAAATGCACCAAACACAAGTGTCTTTCATTTCATGAATGCACTGAATTATAACACGTTCCAGAGGTGATACTGAACCACTTAAGTGCCCTTCTGTATTGTGCATTTCTTGTTGTGCTTCACAGAGAAGTGGAATGTAAAGACTATGACAATCAGTGAGTGAAGTGTGATGCTGCCTGTCTGTTCTTCAGTCTGACTTTAAACTGTCCCTTGTGTGTCATATGCCCACCATGCTGCTCACTGGACGTGCACTGCCTGTGGCTGCAGTGTGCTGTACAGTGCTGAGTGAATAAAGAACCTAGAAAAGATGTTCTGTTtccactgtttgtttctctgatcAAACATTAAGGagtcatttattatttaagatGCTGCTCAGTTACGCTAACAT
The nucleotide sequence above comes from Pempheris klunzingeri isolate RE-2024b chromosome 8, fPemKlu1.hap1, whole genome shotgun sequence. Encoded proteins:
- the apoeb gene encoding apolipoprotein Eb — protein: MKAVALILALAVITGCNARSVPQTEATTSSWEVAVDRFWQHISDLNEKADGVVQELKASQLNRELDTLITDTMAELAKYRDDIQVKLSPYTDSSTGQLSQDLQLLANKLQKDMLDAKDRSTEYLGELKTMVEQNADDVHTRISTYSHKLKKRLGKDTEEIRQTVTTYLGEFQSRATQNLGAVREQVEPYVQQAGDSASKKLSDISSVLKTQAEGLGQQLETQAEGIKTQLEATAQELRTSLEAKIDELADAFSPYATKIREQLESIVEKVKETTTA